The Fastidiosipila sp. nucleotide sequence AAACTTGAAACCCAACATGAGCAAGATCGCGCGGGATATGTCGTGTGACCGTCGTACCGCCAAACGTTATTACGAGGGAGATTTTCCAAACGGTAAAAGGGACAAACCCTCCTACCTTGATGTCTACTACGACACGATCAAGGAACTCCTGGGACCTGACAGCA carries:
- a CDS encoding IS21 family transposase, yielding MHYPIKFDTSVEVKTLTDLPRLKIILEAANLKPNMSKIARDMSCDRRTAKRYYEGDFPNGKRDKPSYLDVYYDTIKELLGPDS